Proteins from one Calonectris borealis unplaced genomic scaffold, bCalBor7.hap1.2 HAP1_SCAFFOLD_35, whole genome shotgun sequence genomic window:
- the LOC142076157 gene encoding olfactory receptor 14A16-like encodes MSNGTSITQFLLLAFADTRELQLLHFWLFLGIYLAALLGNGLIITAIACDHRLHTPMYFFLLNLSLLDLGSISTTVPKAMANSLWDTRDISYAGCAAQVFFFVFLITAEYFLLTVMAYDRYVAICNPLHYGTLLGSRACVHMAAAAWASGFLNALLHTANTLSLPLCHGNAVDQFFCEIPPLLKLSCLDAYLREVGLLVVSVCLAFGCFVFIVVSYVEIFRAVLRIPSEQGRHKAFSTCLPHLAVVSLFISTGMFAYLKPPSISSPSLDLVVAVLYSVVPPAVNPLIYSMRNQELKDALWKLAQWTLFHRQ; translated from the coding sequence atgtccaacggcacctccatcacccagttcctcctcctggccttcgcagacacgcgggagctgcagctcttgcacttctggctcttcctgggcatctacctggctgccctcctgggcaacggcctcatcatcaccgccatagcctgcgaccaccgcctgcacacccccatgtacttcttcctcctcaacctctccctcctcgacctgggctccatctccaccactgtccccaaagccatggccaattccctctgggacaccagggacatctcctacgcaggatgtgctgcacaggtcttcttctttgtcttcttgatcacagcagagtattttcttctcactgtcatggcctacgaccgctacgttgccatctgcaaccccctgcactacgggaccctcctgggcagcagagcttgtgtccacatggcagcagctgcctgggccagtgggtttctcaatgctctcctgcacacggccaatacattgtcactacccctctgccacggcaatgctgtggaccagttcttctgtgaaatccccccactcctcaagctctcctgcttagatgcctacctcagggaggttgggcttcttgtggttagtgtctgtttagcatttgggtgttttgttttcattgtggtgtcctacgtggagatcttcagggccgtgctgaggatcccctctgagcagggacggcacaaagccttttccacgtgcctccctcacctggctgtggtctccctctttatcagcactggcatgtttgcctacctgaagcccccctccatctcctccccatccctggatctggtggtggcagtgctgtactcggtggtgcctccagcagtgaaccccctcatctacagcatgaggaaccaggagctcaaggatgccctatggaaactggcccagtggacgctgtttcaccgacaataa